In a genomic window of Cytobacillus sp. FSL H8-0458:
- the ahpF gene encoding alkyl hydroperoxide reductase subunit F — translation MLLDADIKAQLAQYLQMMEGDILLKVSAGSDKVSSDMLALVDELANMSSHIKVERTELQRTPSFSVNRPGEDTGITFAGIPLGHEFTSLVLALLQVSGRAPKVDQKVIDQVKKIDGEYRFETYVSLSCHNCPDVVQALNVMSVLNPNISHTMIDGAAYKEEVDAKEIMAVPTVLLNGESFGSGRMSLEEILAKMGTGPDASEFADKDPYDVLVIGGGPAGSSAAIYAARKGIRTGIVAERFGGQVMDTLGIENFISVKHTEGPKLVASLEEHVKDYGIDVMNLQRAKRLEKKDLVEIELENGAVLKSKSVILSTGARWRNVNVPGEAEFKNKGVAYCPHCDGPLFEGKDVAVIGGGNSGVEAAIDLAGIVNHVTVIEFNPELKADAVLQERLNSLPNVTVVTNAQTTEITGTDKVNGISYMDRETEKTHHVELQGVFVQIGLVPNTDWLGDQIERTRFGEIVVDKHGATNIPGVFAAGDCTDSAYKQIIISMGSGATAALGAFDYLIRN, via the coding sequence ATGTTACTTGATGCAGATATAAAAGCACAATTAGCTCAATATCTTCAGATGATGGAGGGCGACATCCTTCTAAAAGTGAGCGCTGGATCAGACAAAGTATCCAGCGACATGCTGGCTTTAGTGGATGAGCTGGCCAATATGTCCTCCCACATTAAAGTTGAGCGTACTGAATTACAAAGGACGCCAAGCTTTAGTGTAAATCGTCCAGGTGAAGATACTGGCATTACCTTTGCAGGCATTCCTCTTGGACATGAATTTACTTCCTTAGTGCTTGCACTGCTTCAAGTTAGCGGAAGAGCACCTAAGGTTGACCAGAAAGTCATCGATCAGGTGAAGAAGATCGATGGCGAATATCGTTTTGAAACTTATGTCAGCTTAAGCTGCCACAACTGCCCTGATGTAGTACAGGCTCTTAACGTCATGAGTGTTCTTAACCCTAATATTTCTCACACAATGATCGATGGTGCTGCTTACAAAGAAGAAGTAGATGCTAAAGAAATCATGGCAGTGCCGACAGTTCTTTTAAATGGCGAATCATTTGGCAGCGGCCGTATGTCCCTTGAAGAAATTCTGGCGAAAATGGGAACAGGCCCTGATGCATCAGAATTTGCAGACAAGGATCCTTATGATGTGCTAGTTATTGGCGGCGGTCCTGCTGGATCAAGCGCGGCAATCTATGCAGCACGCAAAGGCATTCGCACCGGCATTGTTGCTGAACGCTTTGGCGGCCAGGTAATGGATACTTTAGGCATCGAAAACTTCATCAGTGTGAAGCACACAGAAGGACCTAAGCTTGTTGCAAGCCTTGAAGAACACGTGAAAGATTATGGCATCGATGTCATGAATCTGCAGCGTGCCAAGAGACTTGAAAAGAAGGACCTTGTTGAAATCGAACTTGAAAACGGTGCTGTTTTAAAAAGTAAATCAGTCATCCTTTCAACTGGTGCACGCTGGAGAAACGTCAACGTGCCAGGTGAAGCAGAGTTCAAAAACAAAGGGGTCGCTTACTGCCCTCACTGTGACGGACCATTATTTGAAGGCAAAGACGTAGCTGTTATCGGCGGAGGCAACTCCGGTGTTGAAGCAGCGATTGACCTTGCTGGGATTGTTAACCATGTAACGGTTATCGAATTCAATCCTGAACTGAAAGCAGATGCCGTTCTGCAGGAACGCCTGAACAGCCTTCCAAACGTAACGGTTGTCACAAATGCCCAGACAACTGAAATTACCGGAACTGACAAAGTTAACGGTATTTCATACATGGATCGTGAAACAGAAAAAACACATCATGTTGAACTGCAGGGTGTGTTCGTCCAAATCGGCCTGGTTCCTAACACCGATTGGTTAGGCGATCAGATCGAGCGTACCCGCTTCGGCGAAATCGTTGTGGACAAGCACGGTGCCACAAACATTCCTGGGGTATTTGCTGCAGGAGACTGTACTGACAGTGCCTATAAGCAGATCATTATTTCTATGGGATCCGGCGCTACCGCAGCTCTTGGTGCGTTTGACTATCTGATTCGAAATTAA
- a CDS encoding aldo/keto reductase, whose translation MNKLSLSSTAALANGIKMPRIGLGVFKVEKEEELLTAVIEAIEIGYRSIDTASIYGNEKGVGEAIRQSGINREQLFITSKVWNSDQGYEETLKAFNTSLEKMGLEYLDLYLIHWPVEGKYTETWRALEDLYKEGKIKAIGVSNFQISHLEKLLKTAEIKPMINQIELHPKLAQTELRAFAAKHDMHIEAWAPLMQGGLFENEILKELAEKYEKSIAQIVLRWHLQNGIIVIPKSTKPNRIKENADLYHFELSQQDMKLIDTLDEHLRVGPDPDNFDF comes from the coding sequence ATGAATAAACTATCTTTATCAAGTACTGCAGCACTTGCAAATGGAATTAAAATGCCCAGGATTGGCCTTGGTGTATTCAAAGTGGAAAAGGAAGAAGAACTATTAACCGCTGTTATAGAAGCAATAGAAATTGGATATAGAAGCATCGATACAGCTTCCATCTACGGCAACGAGAAAGGGGTGGGAGAAGCCATCCGCCAGTCTGGCATTAATAGAGAGCAACTTTTTATTACTTCTAAAGTCTGGAACTCTGACCAGGGCTATGAAGAAACACTTAAGGCGTTTAACACTTCTTTAGAAAAAATGGGGCTTGAATACCTTGACCTTTATTTGATCCATTGGCCTGTTGAGGGGAAATACACAGAAACCTGGAGAGCATTGGAAGACTTATATAAAGAAGGTAAAATAAAAGCAATTGGCGTGAGCAACTTTCAGATCAGCCATTTAGAAAAACTATTAAAAACAGCTGAGATCAAACCTATGATTAACCAAATTGAATTGCACCCGAAATTGGCTCAAACTGAACTCCGCGCCTTTGCTGCCAAACATGATATGCACATTGAAGCGTGGGCCCCACTAATGCAAGGCGGATTATTCGAAAATGAGATTCTGAAGGAACTGGCTGAAAAATACGAAAAATCCATTGCACAAATTGTCCTGAGATGGCATCTGCAAAATGGCATAATTGTCATTCCTAAGTCAACAAAACCTAATCGCATTAAAGAAAATGCAGATTTATATCATTTTGAACTCTCTCAGCAAGACATGAAATTGATTGATACCTTAGATGAACATTTACGCGTTGGACCAGATCCCGACAATTTTGATTTCTAA
- a CDS encoding DUF3298 and DUF4163 domain-containing protein — protein sequence MAINFPVGIKTMTISTGPTKVVYYPRITGMQNKQLQELINNTILRQNQQLINEQTGNMDTTVVDLYGYYEIKNNQRDVLSLSLNNYVYHYHAAHGMTVIKSLTFDLQKGKQVALKDLFKPGSDYVKKISDLIAVQIKERDIPLLVDFTAIKPDQDFYIADKALVVYFQLYEITPYAYGFPMFPISVYGLQDIIDENGPLGRMAVN from the coding sequence ATGGCAATCAACTTTCCAGTAGGCATCAAAACGATGACAATCAGCACCGGGCCCACCAAAGTCGTTTATTATCCCCGTATAACAGGCATGCAGAATAAGCAGCTGCAGGAATTGATAAACAATACCATTCTCAGGCAAAACCAGCAGCTCATTAACGAACAGACAGGCAATATGGATACAACCGTTGTGGATTTGTATGGATATTATGAGATTAAAAATAATCAGCGGGATGTGCTGAGTTTGTCTTTGAACAACTATGTGTACCATTATCATGCTGCTCATGGAATGACAGTAATAAAATCGCTGACGTTTGACCTTCAGAAAGGGAAGCAGGTTGCACTTAAGGATTTATTCAAGCCGGGAAGCGACTATGTAAAAAAGATTTCTGACTTGATTGCTGTGCAAATCAAAGAAAGAGACATTCCGCTCCTGGTTGATTTTACTGCAATCAAGCCAGACCAGGATTTTTACATTGCAGACAAAGCGCTTGTTGTCTATTTCCAGCTATATGAAATCACGCCATATGCCTATGGATTCCCAATGTTTCCGATATCCGTTTATGGTCTGCAGGATATTATTGATGAAAATGGGCCGCTGGGGAGGATGGCGGTGAATTAA
- a CDS encoding MFS transporter yields the protein MSSISINAQKEKGGTPALLALAISAFGIGTTEFVPVGLLSTISGDLGISITLAGLLISGYAMGVAIGAPVLTALTSKMNRKSLLMSLMVLFIIGNSVAALSTSFALLLAARFITAFSHGIFFSIGSTIAADLVPENKRASAIAFMFTGLTVATVTGVPLGTFIGQTFGWRATFLGVALLGVIGIIASAILVPKDLKQAPASKFSEQLKILSSGKLLLAFSITALGYGGTFVAFTYLTPLLEDVTGFSPKWVSIILLAYGVAVAIGNVLGGKASDKDPLKALFWMFALQAIILGLLTFAAPFKILGLAAIFLMGLFAFMNVPGLQILVVNLAEKYVPSAVNVASALNIAAFNIGIAIGSFVGGLIVDSIGLIHTPWIGGVMVLGAVSLTGWLKILEKHKTN from the coding sequence ATGAGTTCTATATCTATAAATGCACAAAAAGAAAAAGGCGGCACTCCCGCCCTGCTTGCACTCGCAATCAGTGCTTTCGGAATTGGCACCACTGAGTTTGTGCCTGTTGGGCTGCTGTCGACCATTTCAGGTGATTTGGGAATTTCCATTACATTGGCTGGTTTATTGATTTCCGGCTATGCCATGGGAGTTGCCATTGGAGCACCTGTACTAACTGCTTTGACCAGTAAAATGAACAGGAAGTCTCTGCTCATGTCATTAATGGTTTTGTTTATCATCGGAAATTCCGTCGCAGCCCTGTCCACCTCTTTTGCTCTTTTGCTGGCTGCACGTTTCATTACAGCGTTTTCACACGGCATCTTTTTCTCAATCGGCTCGACCATAGCGGCTGATTTAGTTCCTGAGAACAAACGCGCCAGTGCAATAGCCTTTATGTTCACTGGTTTAACGGTCGCAACCGTGACAGGTGTACCGCTTGGAACGTTTATCGGGCAAACATTTGGCTGGAGGGCCACATTCTTGGGAGTAGCGCTGCTTGGGGTAATTGGTATTATCGCCAGCGCCATTCTTGTTCCAAAAGACCTTAAGCAAGCACCAGCTTCTAAGTTCAGTGAACAGCTGAAAATTCTAAGCAGCGGAAAATTGCTTTTAGCTTTTAGCATTACCGCATTGGGATATGGCGGAACCTTTGTTGCTTTTACCTACCTGACTCCGCTTCTCGAAGATGTAACAGGGTTTAGCCCAAAATGGGTCAGCATCATTCTGCTTGCTTACGGAGTGGCCGTGGCAATAGGCAATGTTCTTGGCGGAAAAGCTTCTGACAAAGATCCATTAAAAGCATTGTTTTGGATGTTTGCTCTGCAAGCCATTATTCTTGGTCTGCTTACTTTTGCAGCACCTTTTAAAATTCTTGGTCTTGCTGCTATTTTCCTAATGGGCTTATTTGCTTTTATGAATGTGCCTGGCCTCCAAATTCTGGTGGTGAACCTTGCGGAGAAATATGTTCCTTCTGCTGTCAATGTGGCTTCCGCATTAAATATCGCAGCTTTTAATATTGGAATTGCTATCGGCTCATTTGTCGGCGGACTAATCGTCGACTCTATCGGCTTAATTCACACACCGTGGATTGGCGGAGTAATGGTGCTGGGGGCCGTAAGTCTGACGGGATGGCTAAAGATACTTGAGAAGCACAAAACAAACTAA
- a CDS encoding PfkB family carbohydrate kinase: MRLIAIGDNVVDVYKDRNEMFPGGNALNVAVLSKQYGAEEAAFIGIVGNDAEGEHIIGSLKLNKVEISKIRKAYGESGKAYVDLNEDGDRIFIKSNKGGIQSKLRLKLDEDDYDYVRTYDVLHTSIYSSLDDQLKKLSESISISYDFSNHFTDGLLQRVCPYIDYAFVSGSDYREEEIEELINQIHKLGCPNAVITRGSNGVVMSDGTNIYHQGIEEANVIDTLGAGDSFIAGFLTHLLNGNPIEESLQAAAYRAARTCEVHGAFGFGKALAL; the protein is encoded by the coding sequence ATGAGATTAATTGCAATAGGCGATAATGTTGTAGATGTATATAAAGACCGGAACGAAATGTTTCCTGGAGGGAACGCTTTGAATGTGGCGGTTTTGTCAAAACAGTATGGAGCTGAGGAAGCAGCATTTATTGGGATTGTGGGAAACGATGCAGAAGGTGAACATATTATCGGATCACTGAAACTAAATAAAGTAGAAATCAGCAAAATCCGGAAAGCATATGGAGAGAGCGGTAAAGCATATGTAGACCTGAATGAGGATGGAGACAGAATTTTCATCAAGTCCAATAAAGGTGGCATTCAATCAAAATTAAGGCTGAAACTGGATGAAGATGATTATGATTATGTTAGAACATATGATGTTCTGCATACGAGTATCTACAGCAGTTTGGATGATCAGCTAAAGAAACTGTCTGAATCTATTTCGATTTCCTATGATTTTTCCAATCATTTTACCGATGGGCTTTTACAAAGGGTGTGCCCCTATATTGATTATGCCTTTGTTTCAGGAAGTGATTATAGAGAGGAAGAAATAGAAGAGTTGATAAACCAAATCCATAAATTGGGGTGCCCAAATGCTGTTATAACAAGAGGCTCTAATGGAGTTGTCATGTCAGACGGGACAAACATATACCACCAAGGAATTGAAGAGGCGAATGTGATTGATACACTTGGAGCGGGGGATTCATTTATAGCAGGGTTTTTAACACATCTGTTAAATGGAAATCCTATTGAAGAATCATTGCAGGCAGCTGCCTATAGAGCCGCAAGAACGTGTGAAGTCCATGGGGCATTTGGATTTGGGAAAGCTTTAGCTTTATAA
- a CDS encoding carbohydrate ABC transporter permease, whose product MLSRKVVPFLYIAPCLLLMGIFVYYPILENFRFSFYEFSAFSPDKVFVGFENFLTLFKDEVFYIALKNNIWYAVISIIFQVFGGLVLAAILEDPITRLASSFFRTVFFLPVVISITVIALLFSFIYNPDIGLLNSLLAILGLEEWTRAWLGQSETAIFAVIAVSQWQSIGYIMMLFIIAIQAIPKELYEAADIDGAGKIRKFIYVTVPQVKEMLFVASLITLTGAFTVFNEPYILTGGGPGNASEVLGTLLYNSAFFKDQMGYASAIATVILILTLLVSLVQMKLFKTGKDG is encoded by the coding sequence ATGCTTAGCCGAAAAGTTGTTCCATTTTTATATATTGCCCCTTGTTTATTGCTAATGGGCATATTTGTTTATTATCCCATTCTAGAAAACTTTCGATTTAGTTTTTATGAGTTTTCAGCATTTTCTCCTGATAAAGTGTTTGTTGGTTTTGAAAACTTCCTTACTCTTTTCAAAGATGAGGTTTTTTATATAGCATTAAAAAATAATATCTGGTATGCCGTAATATCCATAATCTTTCAAGTGTTTGGAGGTTTGGTATTAGCAGCCATTCTGGAAGATCCAATTACCAGATTGGCAAGCAGTTTTTTCCGGACTGTGTTTTTTCTCCCTGTTGTCATTTCCATAACGGTCATCGCTCTATTATTCAGTTTTATATACAATCCTGATATCGGTTTATTAAACAGTCTGCTTGCTATTTTAGGGCTTGAAGAATGGACAAGAGCATGGCTGGGTCAGTCCGAAACAGCTATCTTCGCCGTTATCGCTGTATCTCAATGGCAGAGCATTGGGTACATTATGATGCTATTTATTATTGCAATTCAAGCTATCCCGAAGGAATTATATGAAGCTGCGGATATTGATGGTGCAGGAAAAATTCGCAAATTTATCTACGTAACAGTTCCTCAAGTAAAAGAAATGCTATTTGTGGCATCCCTGATCACTTTGACAGGAGCTTTCACCGTCTTTAATGAACCATACATCTTAACAGGGGGAGGACCTGGAAATGCAAGTGAGGTTTTAGGAACGCTCCTCTATAATTCAGCGTTTTTCAAGGATCAAATGGGGTATGCTTCAGCAATTGCGACCGTCATTCTTATCCTGACTTTATTGGTTTCGCTGGTGCAGATGAAGTTATTTAAAACAGGAAAGGATGGTTAG
- a CDS encoding carbohydrate ABC transporter permease: protein MKKPVRYKSAVKGIPLFSILIFYFVIIAYPLFWMVINSFKTTEEIFANSWALPQSWLVSNYAHAWETGISGYFLNSTIVTITTCFLTVFLSALGAYGLTRFEFKGKNALLIICMAGMMLSPQVSLVPLYKLIQALGIHDTYLALILPYVAYRIPITLLLIRAAFLDVPKELEESAYLDGCNTWRIFTKIFIPLNLPIILTGVVLTAYFTWNEFMFALIFVDSDALKTIPAGLMQFRDALQTNWGVLLAGLMISAAPIIILFLFMQKYFIRGLAAGSVKG from the coding sequence ATTAAGAAGCCCGTAAGGTATAAATCAGCAGTAAAAGGAATTCCTTTATTCTCCATATTAATCTTCTATTTTGTTATCATAGCTTATCCGCTATTTTGGATGGTTATTAATTCTTTCAAAACTACAGAAGAGATCTTCGCAAATAGCTGGGCATTGCCGCAAAGCTGGCTTGTTTCAAACTATGCCCATGCTTGGGAGACAGGTATTTCCGGATACTTTTTGAACAGTACGATTGTTACCATAACTACTTGTTTTCTGACGGTTTTCCTTAGTGCACTAGGAGCATATGGCTTAACCCGTTTTGAGTTTAAAGGGAAAAATGCATTGCTAATTATCTGTATGGCAGGTATGATGCTTTCCCCGCAAGTAAGCCTGGTGCCTTTGTATAAGCTCATTCAGGCATTGGGGATTCATGATACTTATCTGGCCTTGATCCTTCCGTATGTGGCTTATCGTATTCCAATTACACTGCTTCTGATTCGGGCCGCTTTTCTCGATGTACCAAAAGAGTTAGAGGAGTCAGCCTATTTAGATGGCTGCAATACTTGGAGGATTTTTACGAAGATCTTTATTCCGCTAAATTTGCCAATAATATTAACGGGTGTTGTGCTGACAGCTTACTTTACTTGGAATGAGTTTATGTTTGCTTTAATCTTCGTTGATTCTGATGCATTAAAAACTATTCCTGCAGGGTTAATGCAATTCAGGGATGCACTCCAAACAAACTGGGGAGTTTTATTGGCGGGATTAATGATTTCTGCAGCACCAATCATCATCCTATTTTTATTTATGCAAAAATATTTTATTCGCGGGCTTGCAGCAGGCAGTGTAAAAGGTTAG
- a CDS encoding zinc ribbon domain-containing protein YjdM, translating to MSSLPNCPKCSSEYTYEDGVLLVCPVCAHEWTAESEINSLEDEKVIKDSNGNVLTDGDTVSVIKDLKVKGSSSVIKIGTKVKNIRLVDGDHDIDCKIDGFGAMKLKSEFVKKV from the coding sequence ATGTCTAGCTTGCCTAATTGCCCAAAATGCAGTTCAGAGTATACGTACGAAGACGGGGTGCTCTTAGTATGTCCTGTGTGTGCACATGAGTGGACAGCTGAATCCGAAATCAACAGTCTTGAGGACGAAAAGGTGATTAAGGATTCTAATGGAAATGTCCTTACTGATGGAGATACGGTATCAGTCATTAAAGATCTTAAAGTGAAAGGCTCCTCTTCCGTTATTAAGATTGGAACCAAGGTCAAAAATATTCGTCTTGTGGACGGCGACCATGATATCGACTGTAAGATCGACGGTTTTGGCGCCATGAAGCTGAAGTCGGAATTTGTGAAGAAAGTATAA
- a CDS encoding ATP-binding protein, which produces MILLDYIVNLSIFSLLVSVPLILRSFISHKPLKDLHLLGGIYAGIISIILVGLSFNEQGYSYDIRYAILILVFSYLGPGAGVITAIIALVTRLAVSENWLPAIIGLSLILIAFAVIHRYSRHLKAVRKTAILFGVYCVIYIITVPIIFNVFRDKPVFHLQYILFVGLGVIVGSLLIESYERLIRIITEKKRMERTLEESEAKYRLIAENTSDLIAVMDRDRSLSYLSPSHEFVLGYEVPELQNMEVDIVIHPDEAENFQAGMQRIFENNERMAMEFRLKHREGHWIEFESRCMPVEGDNGVIEHVVMISRDISERKKAEEFLLQSEKLSIVGELAAGVAHEIRNPLTTIKGFLQLYKSGNSQINELLLSELGRIENITTEMLSLGKPQAVQMDTAKLTDIIENTVELLSPQANMNGIQFKLNFADSDFLISCEKNQIKQVFLNILKNAMEAMENGGDIEIFLKSNNDGECMVSFQDQGCGIPDEFLPRLGEPFYTLKEKGTGLGLMICHKIIKQHHGSIVYNSKIGEGTLIEITLPLVK; this is translated from the coding sequence TTGATACTATTAGACTACATTGTCAACCTCTCCATTTTTTCATTACTGGTCAGTGTGCCATTAATTCTCCGCTCGTTTATCAGTCATAAACCCCTTAAGGACCTGCATCTTTTGGGCGGCATTTATGCTGGAATTATTTCCATAATTCTTGTGGGTTTATCTTTTAACGAGCAGGGATATTCCTATGATATTCGCTATGCCATTCTGATTTTGGTATTTTCCTATTTAGGGCCGGGAGCAGGGGTTATCACCGCAATTATTGCTCTTGTTACAAGGCTTGCAGTCAGTGAGAATTGGCTGCCTGCCATAATAGGATTATCCCTTATTTTAATTGCTTTTGCAGTCATACATAGATATAGCCGCCACCTAAAGGCGGTTAGAAAAACGGCCATTTTATTTGGTGTATATTGTGTCATTTATATTATAACGGTGCCGATCATTTTTAACGTCTTTAGGGACAAGCCTGTTTTTCATCTGCAATATATTCTGTTTGTGGGACTTGGTGTCATTGTTGGGAGTTTACTGATTGAATCCTATGAACGATTGATCCGAATCATCACAGAAAAAAAGCGGATGGAAAGAACGCTGGAAGAAAGTGAGGCTAAATACCGGCTGATCGCTGAAAATACATCAGACCTAATTGCAGTCATGGATAGGGATCGCAGTTTGAGTTATCTATCTCCGTCTCATGAGTTTGTTTTAGGATATGAAGTGCCAGAACTGCAAAATATGGAAGTGGATATTGTTATTCATCCGGATGAAGCGGAAAACTTTCAGGCAGGCATGCAAAGGATATTCGAGAATAATGAGAGAATGGCAATGGAGTTCCGGCTAAAACACAGAGAAGGCCATTGGATTGAATTTGAGTCGCGGTGTATGCCGGTTGAGGGTGATAATGGTGTAATCGAGCATGTTGTCATGATCAGCAGGGATATTTCTGAGCGGAAAAAAGCAGAGGAATTTCTTTTGCAGTCTGAGAAATTATCGATTGTCGGGGAACTCGCAGCCGGGGTCGCCCATGAAATCAGAAACCCGCTTACAACCATAAAAGGGTTTCTGCAGCTTTATAAGAGCGGCAATAGCCAAATTAATGAATTACTGTTAAGCGAGCTTGGGCGCATTGAAAATATCACCACAGAAATGCTTTCGCTCGGAAAACCGCAGGCCGTACAAATGGACACGGCTAAGTTAACGGATATTATTGAGAATACAGTCGAGTTATTATCTCCGCAGGCAAATATGAACGGCATCCAGTTCAAGCTGAATTTTGCAGATAGTGATTTTTTGATATCATGCGAAAAAAATCAAATCAAGCAGGTTTTTTTGAACATCTTAAAAAACGCCATGGAAGCTATGGAAAACGGAGGGGATATTGAGATTTTCCTTAAGAGTAATAATGACGGGGAATGTATGGTCTCATTTCAGGACCAGGGGTGCGGAATACCTGACGAATTTCTGCCGAGACTGGGTGAACCTTTTTATACATTAAAAGAAAAAGGGACTGGCCTGGGACTTATGATTTGCCATAAGATCATTAAGCAGCATCATGGCAGCATCGTATATAATAGCAAGATTGGTGAAGGTACTTTAATAGAGATTACATTGCCGCTTGTAAAATAG
- a CDS encoding UTRA domain-containing protein has product MKLNNSSSRPLYEQLIHNIKDAIEKEVYLPGKKIPNEGELCDIYGVSRITVRRAIQELVEEGLLERKQGKGTFVCRRKLARELVTIDGFSNFSKQLGRKSSKKVLGCEEIKATKEVAKALQLEVDSPVLKLSRIMYFDNEPFSIDVAHYSLERFPNLFKRIFDYDSTYDVLRNVYHVDMLASSSKKILTAVPATEKEAEHLDCDMGDMLFNIDKTVYDDNGIPIHISMTKVPTTHIAFTIST; this is encoded by the coding sequence ATGAAATTAAACAATTCAAGTTCAAGGCCATTGTACGAACAGTTAATCCATAATATAAAAGATGCTATTGAAAAAGAAGTATACCTTCCAGGAAAAAAAATTCCCAATGAAGGTGAACTTTGTGACATTTATGGAGTCAGCCGAATCACCGTTAGAAGAGCCATTCAGGAATTGGTGGAAGAAGGTCTATTAGAAAGAAAACAAGGAAAAGGCACATTTGTCTGCAGAAGAAAGTTAGCGCGGGAATTAGTTACGATAGATGGATTCTCTAATTTCAGCAAGCAGCTGGGAAGAAAATCATCTAAAAAAGTATTAGGCTGCGAAGAAATTAAAGCCACAAAAGAGGTCGCGAAAGCTCTTCAGCTGGAAGTTGATTCTCCAGTATTAAAGCTCTCACGAATCATGTATTTTGATAATGAGCCTTTTTCCATTGATGTTGCACACTATTCGCTTGAACGATTTCCGAACTTGTTTAAGAGGATCTTTGATTATGATTCCACCTATGATGTCTTAAGAAATGTTTATCATGTGGATATGCTGGCCAGTTCATCCAAGAAAATTCTTACTGCTGTGCCGGCAACGGAAAAAGAAGCGGAGCATCTGGACTGTGACATGGGAGATATGCTTTTTAATATTGATAAAACGGTCTATGATGATAATGGTATACCTATTCATATTTCCATGACGAAAGTTCCCACCACACATATCGCCTTTACTATCTCAACATAA
- the ahpC gene encoding alkyl hydroperoxide reductase subunit C produces MALIGSEVLPFSAKAYHNGDFIDVTEENFKGKWSVVCFYPADFTFVCPTELEDLQNEYATLKDMGAEVYSVSTDTHFTHKAWHDNSETINKIEYVMIGDPNQRISRNFEVLNEEDGLAERGTFIIDPDGIIQTVEINAGGIGRDASQVVSKLKAAQYVRNNPGEVCPAKWKEGSETLKPSLDLVGKI; encoded by the coding sequence ATGGCATTAATCGGTTCAGAAGTACTACCATTTTCAGCAAAAGCTTACCATAACGGTGATTTCATCGATGTTACTGAAGAAAACTTCAAAGGAAAGTGGAGCGTAGTATGCTTCTACCCTGCAGACTTCACATTTGTATGCCCTACTGAATTAGAAGACCTTCAAAATGAATATGCAACTTTAAAAGATATGGGAGCAGAAGTTTATTCTGTATCAACTGATACTCACTTCACTCATAAAGCATGGCATGATAACTCAGAAACAATTAACAAGATTGAATACGTTATGATTGGTGACCCTAACCAAAGAATTTCCCGCAACTTCGAAGTTCTTAATGAAGAAGATGGACTTGCAGAACGCGGAACATTTATCATCGATCCAGATGGCATCATCCAAACTGTTGAAATTAACGCTGGCGGAATTGGCCGTGACGCAAGCCAGGTTGTAAGCAAGCTTAAAGCTGCTCAATATGTACGCAACAACCCAGGTGAAGTTTGCCCGGCTAAGTGGAAAGAAGGATCTGAAACACTTAAGCCAAGCCTTGATCTAGTAGGTAAAATCTAA